ttacaaaatgtttaatttctctAATTCCACTGACTTGTTTGACAGAATTGTGTATTTGTCAGTTGTATTAATGTCAGTTAATATCAGTATGTCAGTATTAATGTGGGATTGTTTAATGGATTTAGTGATCATTTGACTATCTAACTTAACAGAAACATCTGCCTTGAACATGGGACAGTTTCACTGATCCAATTCTAGCGGGAACAGTTTGAGTGGATGAGTTAAAACATTTATACAGGTTTTGTGCTAAcatcacaacagcaacacatcaTTATGTAGGCTGTCTAGCAAACACTATAAAATAATGCAATGATTATGAAATTATTCGTCTGTAGAAAATGTTGACATACAAATATTTGCTTTTTACAGTTTAGCCAAATCTCTAGCTTTGACAATGTATGAAAGTATGAAGCTCAAATTATCCAGATACCAGAATGTTCAGAAAAATGCTTTACATTGTTTAATTACTGACAATTCCTCATTCCCTCCACCATTATAAGTATTCAGTAAATTACATCTTAATATgatacctttaaaaaaaaataccaaacataATTAGAAAGTAAGCATTTGCCTTTTGTTGAGCTATAACACCAACATTCAGAGTAACTCCAGCaagcatgaaataaaaagatacaCTTTATTTGAAACCAGCAGGGGACATTCTCttacaaaaatacacaagtgTTACGCAGATGTTTTGTGTCAGGAATTGTTCATCTCTCTCCCGCTGCTTACACCACTGATGGTCCTCTGCATGCAGAACCAATGTGGGACAACCACTATCTTGCTCAGACATAATTTCACCgtgtaaaataacaaatccGACAAGCAATGTCATTTGCCATAGGGAAGAAGGTGGGATCCTAGAATCTCGAGACTAGATGAAGATGACAGATCCattctcataaatatcaggaAGAATACTGAACAGGAGATGTTGTTGAAAAGTTGAATTTAACTCCCGACTTCATTTTTTCTCGGTGCTTTTCCCAGGATCTTTCGCCTTTTTCTGCTTCTCTTGCATTATCTCGGCATCCCTTGGGGagatttcagaataaaacacagagttagtccactgactcacacacaccagtgacATCTGTAATGATTTAACTGGAATAGATTCTCGAGTGCAAATAACTAGCTTGTTTTTTGCTGCACGGTTAATATCAACTGTGTCATTAGGATGTTTGGAGgacttattttttatattggaTAGACAGTCTGCAAGGACTGAAATAGTCCAGATTTTTACAATTAAGTTGCAATTAAACATGTTTCAGCACTGCAAAAATCCATTGCTcgggtttgtgtgtgaatgtttcttaAACCTTATGCACACTGCTGCAGAAAGATTGTGTGTTTCTTAAATCTCATGCACACTACCTGCCTACCTCTGCTTCcttgcagcagcagacagcCCGTCGTCGCCCCTCTTGCCTTTCCCCCCATCATTCTGCTTCTTGGCATTCTTCTGGCGTGCAAGTTCACGTTGGTTTCCTCCTGCGGTGCCAAACAAAaggtacaaaaacaacaatgagtGTCTGTGGAACTTATGAGCAGCACATCGGGTATGTGGGGCTACACCCTTAAAACACCTTTACCATTATAAATACGAGAGGAGCGGTGGGACAAGCGACGTATGCGCGTCTAAAAACCGTGATTTGTAAAAACAAACGGCGTGTGTATGAGGAGTGGGACGGCGTAATGGCGTAAACAAGGCCGGTGCGAAACACGAGAGCAGCCGACGTGGCAGCGAGTGTCTACGGGGCAGAACAGCAGCccagggggcagcagagcaTCCTGCCTCCGCCTCCAGGGCCTGTGCCGTCGGGGAAATGAGGACAAACGCCGCAGGAACACCCGCGGgtgaacacgtgaacacactCGCCGGTGAGTAGTGTCACCTCCTGTGAGCGACACGCGGCGCTGACACACAAACCTTCGAGTTGTGTCGCTGCTCGCCGAGGCTAAGCGGTAGGCCGAGGCTCAGACTATCAGCTGGACCGCGAACAACTCAGTGGCCCATCCCGGACGATAACCCCATTCTAAACAGCAGCACGGCAACACAGGCTGGTCTACTCCACCTAAACCCTCCACCTCAGCAataacagtggtgtgtgtgtctgtgttttacgAACCAAGACAACACTGGCGTGACTCCCAGTCGAATAAGGACAACAGTCTGTCTCAGCAAATAGACGCCATCCTGTGTCGGCTAACGGCCAAGGCTAGCGAGCGGCGGAGGGGACGAGCCCAGACTACATGCAATCGGTTAATGTACGTGAAAGCCTATCAACCAGATTCTGTGTCGATACCCACTGGTCATCTTAGTAATGGACGCTTGGTTCGGCGCTTCTTCGGAATAGCTGCGCCTCAGGGCCGCGGGATCCCTTCTCGTCGCTCCAGTCGCTGCTGCTGTAGCTTCTCCTGCGCTGCTCTGAGCTGCGGAGTGTGCGCGACACTTCCGCCCGAGAACCACAACACTCCGCTCCGCCCACTGCGCGTGCGCCACGGCGTCAGCTGcgcaaacaaatcaaacagtgaCAAAGTTTTAATCCAAATGTGTTGCGTGAATAGAGGTCTGAGTTAAACTGATCcattgcaacaacaacaacaataataataatgataatagtcaTCATCATCCATAtaactattatttattattattattattgttattattattgttattgttatcaAGGTTATTTCAGAATCCCTCCCAAGTCATATTTTCAAGAATGTGACTCTGCTTTGAAAATTAATGTAAGTGGAAGGCCACGCAAAATAATTTTATCAAgtaactttattattatatcatattatttgAATACTATTATAATACACGTGGGCTTGTGTGACTGTAAAGACTTGCTTTGCATCCAGTGTTATTTGCATTACAATGTGCAATTGGTTTTGCTGCACTTCACATCCTGTATAACAATGAGTGTCTCTCCAGTTAGTATTTTGCATTTGGCACATTCTCTGTGAATCTGTAGTGGAGAGCCAATAAACCAGTTGACTGTTACTTCAGTCATTATTCACAGCAGGAGTTAAATCACCCTGTAAACGCTTACTACTAAagagccagcaggtggcagacTGTGCCAAAGTAAATTTGGAAACGAGCGCTCTGGACATCAAGAGAATCTACTGACTTCAATTCTTCACGCAGAGggtaataatttaaaaaaggtatgATTTTTgagtaaatgaaaaaacaagtttgGAATATTGCATTAGAGTCCTTATAAAACAATGGGATAGATGGTCAGTGTAATGAAAAGTGCTAAACCGTCTGTGTGTATGGTGCCACCAGACATATAATTGTATAGCAATCACACAATATGGTCACATCATCACAACACGATTCTACTAATATTATTGAATTACTGCCCCGTTCAAGGTTAAAGAGAAATCTCAATTCTTCgtaacagttttatttctgttctggAAAAAGAATAATGATATTTTCCTCACAGTTTTAGTGAGGGGGTTTTATTGACCGTCTGGTTATTAAATAGGCGAGATGACTGAGTCATGTCTACCTAAAACTGAACTTGTACACAGACACTGAAGGtatgaatggaaaaaaacataatgttttCAGCTGAACTTGCATGAGCCTAATGTACTGTAGTCAAACAACTCCATGATGAGTGGTTTCCAAGTCAGCACGTTTCATTTCAAGATAAAGTCATGAGTGTCTGCTAACAATGTCATAAACACCACAGGTTTGgtttaaaataagattttttatTGCATGAAGtaaacatttacaaagaaaCGGGTAAAAGGGAAGCTGGAAACTTGAGTCCATGGTTGGGGAGAGGAATAAAGGTTATTCAGCTGTGGGAAGAGAACGATGACTGGGTTGGGTTTCTTGCTGAAAGACGAATACTATATTTTAGGGACATAATTgctgtttgaaaacaaagagcTATCAAACTGCTGCTGGGGTGATTGTTGAGTCAAACA
This genomic stretch from Hippoglossus hippoglossus isolate fHipHip1 chromosome 3, fHipHip1.pri, whole genome shotgun sequence harbors:
- the serf2 gene encoding small EDRK-rich factor 2, whose amino-acid sequence is MTRGNQRELARQKNAKKQNDGGKGKRGDDGLSAAARKQRDAEIMQEKQKKAKDPGKSTEKK